The segment GGGCCACCGCTGCCTGCAGGTCATCGATGCGTTGGTGCATCACGTCGGTGGCGGCGCGGGCGGCGGTCGACGGTCGGATTTCGCGCGTTACCACGGCACACGCAACCTGGTCTGGTGTTTCGCGAAGAACATGCCGATCGGGCCCCTGATTCTGCTGGCCCCGATACACCTGATCATCCTCGGATTCTTCCTGACCATCGCGGCCCTGCAGGGGAATGGCGGTGCGGTCGCAAGGGGCATCAGGGATGGTATCGGCGGCCTGCGGCGCATCAAACGCGAGAAACACGACGCGGCAGCCCGCTCGACAGTCCTGGATGCTGTCGACTGGACCCCGCTCGGGTATCTTCGCCAACGGTTTCGGGGCGAATGACGATGGCGTTGTCGCGATCCCTCAACATGGCGAAACGGCGGCTCGCCCATGCCATCGAAGCCGCCATGGCGCCAAGGTCCGGAGACTACGACAACCCGACGGCAGACCCGACGATCGCCGGGCTGTTTGGTGCGGCCAGCGGGATCGGGGAATCGGCACGGCTCTGTGTCGACGCGTTGCGCGGATTGGGCATCGAGACCGATACGATTGATCTGAGCGACGCGCTTCACCAGAACGACATCCACGCCGAGCGTTACCAGACGACCCGATCCGGAAATGCCGGCCCGCTCATCATCCATCTGAACCCGCCGGAACTTCCGCGCGCACTGCGCCTGATCGGCCGCCAACGCCTCGCCGGCCGCAAGATCATCGGATACTGGGCATGGGAGTTGCCTGAAGCACCGGCAAGCTGGTTGCGCGCGATGCAGTACGTCCATGAAGTCTGGACCCCGAGTGGTTTCTGCACCGCCGCGCTTTCGACCGGCGCGACTGTCCCGGTGAGGACCGTGCCGCATATCCTCCCGGAACTGCCACCTGTTGTGTCGGGAACGGCCGACCGTGACGTCGAGTTTCATGTGATCGCCGGCGGGGACGCGCGCTCCAGTCTCGCGCGCAAGAATCTCGAGGGCGCCCTTCTCGCATTCCGAAATGCATTCGGCGATGACCCGGCTGTCCGCCTCAGCATCCGGCTGGGACACGGGTCGTCAACGGACCCGGTGGTCGCGGCGTTCGAACGGCGTTGCGCGGCGCATCAGAACGTTCGATTGCTCGAAGACACCGTGGATGAGGCCGGATACACCCGTTTCATCGCATCGGCGGATGTGGTGATTTCATTGCACCGCTCCGAAGGTTTTGGCCTCGTGCTCGCCAAGGCCATGCGCATGGGACTTCCCGTCATCGCCACCGGCTGGTCGGGAAACATGGAGTTCATGACTGCGCAGACGGCGTGCCTCGTCGGCTTCGAAGCGACAGATGTCCATGACCCGCAAGGCATTTATCCCGGCGCAGGGCAACATTGGGCGGAGCCTGATCTCGATGCGGCCTCCACATGGCTGAAACGACTGCGCTCGGACCCGGAGCTACGCACCCGGATCGGCGAAAATGCAGCGCGCGCGTATCCTGCGGGACGATTCCAGAAAATGCTGCGCGACGCGCTCGGTCGCTGAATATCTACGCGTAGAAGGCGTTGACCTGCTCGGCGACATAGGAGACCTGATCTTCGGTCAGGCACTGATGGTGCGGCAGCGCCAGCACCCGGTCGCATTGCGCTTCGGCGACGGGCATGTCGCCACGCTTGTAACGCCCCCACTGTGCGGCCGCGTTATGCAGATGTAACGGTGTTCCATAGTAAATCAGGCTCTGAACGCCGTTCTCGGCCAGATGCGCCTGCAGGCCATCGCGGTCGTCGGCCTGGACCAGGAACATGACCCAGGCATTCTGCTCTTCCGGCTTGTCCGCCGGGATGAACACCTGCTCCGTCGTAATCATCTCGCGATACTGGTTCACGTTCTTCGCGCGCCGCGCGATGACATCCTCCAGCCGGGTCAGCCGGTATTTGAGAACTTCCGCGTTGAGAATATCGAGCCGCGAGTTGACGCCATACATGACGCAATCATCACGGCTTTCGAGGCCGTGGTTGCGATACAGCCGCACCTTACGGTCAATCTCATCATCGTCGGTGAGCAGAAAACCGCCATCGCCGAGTGCGTTCAAATTCTTGAGCGGGTGGGTCGAAATCGCGCCGACCTTGCCGAAGGTCCCGCCATGCTGTCCCTTCCAATAGGCGCCCATGCACTGCGCTGAATCCTCCACCACGAAGAGGCCATGGCGGTCCGCAATCGCGTTGACCTCGTCCATGTTGGCGATCCGGCCGCACCAGTGGACCGGCATGATCGCCTTGGTCTTGTCCGTGATCGCCGCCTCGATGAGCGATGGGTCGATATTCTGATCGTCGGTCACATCCACATAAACCGGAACCGCACCCACATGCGCGATCGCCCCCGTCGTGGCAACGAACGAGACCGGCGTCGTGATGACCTCATCCCCGCGCCCCACATCTGCGGCCCAGAGCCCCATGAGCAACGCGTCGGTGCCCGAGTTCAGGCCGATACAGTGTTTGGCACCCGTGAACGCGACGACATCGGCTTCGAACTCGGCCAGTTCCGGCGTGAGCACCAGATGCCCGGACGTCATCACCCGGTCGAAGATCGCGATCAGCTCATCGCGCTCCTCCTGGTAACGCTGCTGGAGATCGATGAACGGAACCTTGAAATCAGCCATGTTACTTACCTTGCGTAGAACTCTTTGACGGTCTCGATCACATAATCCTGCTCGGCCTGCGTCAGGTGCTGATCGACCGGAAAACTGATCATGGTCTCGACATGCCGGTCGGTGACCGGGAAATCGCCCTCGACATGGCCGAGATGGGCCAGTGCCTCCTGCCGGTAGAGCGCGATCGGATAATGGACCTTCGCCTCGATGCCCGCATCGAGACAATGCTGCAGCAACGCATCGCGGTCTTCGGCGAACAGAATGTAGAGAAGATATACGTGCCTGGTGCGCGGGTTGCGCCGCGGGATGACCACTCCGTCGATGGATTCGAAGCCCGCATCATAGTGGGCGGCAACCTCGGCGCGCCGCGCCACGATGTCGGGCGTCTGTTTAACGATCCATTTTCCGACCACCGCCTGGGTTGAATCGAGACGCGTGTTGTAACCGAGGATTTCCATCTCATCGCGGTTGCGCAGTCCGTGATTGCGCAGCAGGCGCAGCTGACGGTCCATTTCGTCGTCATTGGTCACGACGATGCCCGCATCGCCCCAGACATTGATGATCTTGAGTGGATGCATCGAGAATCCGGCGGCAATGCCGAACGTCCCGGCCTTCGCGCCGTCCCATTCGGACAACAGGCTTTGACAGGCATCTTCCACCACCGGCAGGCCATGGGCCTCGGCAATGGCGTTGATCGCCGGCATGTCGGAACAGTCGCCGGTCAGGTGCACGGGCATGATCGCCTTGGTCCGGTCGGTGATGGCGCCTTCGAGCTGCCCCACATCCATGCAGAAATTGTCGTCGCAATCGACGAAGGCAGGCTTGGCACCGACCTCGTTGATCGCGCCGACAGTCGCATAGAAGGTATTGGCCGTGGTGATGACTTCGTCGCCGGGCCCAAGCCCCAGGGCCTTGAGCGGCAGTTTGAGCGAATCCGTTCCCGACCCCACGCCGATGGCATGCCGCACACCCAGCATCTCGGCGAACAACGCCTCGAACTCGCGTACCGGCGCTCCCAATGTGAAATCGCCCGAGGCGACAAGCGCGCGCAACTCGTCGAAGACTTCATCGA is part of the Alphaproteobacteria bacterium genome and harbors:
- a CDS encoding DegT/DnrJ/EryC1/StrS family aminotransferase, with protein sequence MADFKVPFIDLQQRYQEERDELIAIFDRVMTSGHLVLTPELAEFEADVVAFTGAKHCIGLNSGTDALLMGLWAADVGRGDEVITTPVSFVATTGAIAHVGAVPVYVDVTDDQNIDPSLIEAAITDKTKAIMPVHWCGRIANMDEVNAIADRHGLFVVEDSAQCMGAYWKGQHGGTFGKVGAISTHPLKNLNALGDGGFLLTDDDEIDRKVRLYRNHGLESRDDCVMYGVNSRLDILNAEVLKYRLTRLEDVIARRAKNVNQYREMITTEQVFIPADKPEEQNAWVMFLVQADDRDGLQAHLAENGVQSLIYYGTPLHLHNAAAQWGRYKRGDMPVAEAQCDRVLALPHHQCLTEDQVSYVAEQVNAFYA
- a CDS encoding glycosyltransferase, which encodes MALSRSLNMAKRRLAHAIEAAMAPRSGDYDNPTADPTIAGLFGAASGIGESARLCVDALRGLGIETDTIDLSDALHQNDIHAERYQTTRSGNAGPLIIHLNPPELPRALRLIGRQRLAGRKIIGYWAWELPEAPASWLRAMQYVHEVWTPSGFCTAALSTGATVPVRTVPHILPELPPVVSGTADRDVEFHVIAGGDARSSLARKNLEGALLAFRNAFGDDPAVRLSIRLGHGSSTDPVVAAFERRCAAHQNVRLLEDTVDEAGYTRFIASADVVISLHRSEGFGLVLAKAMRMGLPVIATGWSGNMEFMTAQTACLVGFEATDVHDPQGIYPGAGQHWAEPDLDAASTWLKRLRSDPELRTRIGENAARAYPAGRFQKMLRDALGR
- a CDS encoding DegT/DnrJ/EryC1/StrS family aminotransferase: MHVRYSPLPQQFADVDEVFDELRALVASGDFTLGAPVREFEALFAEMLGVRHAIGVGSGTDSLKLPLKALGLGPGDEVITTANTFYATVGAINEVGAKPAFVDCDDNFCMDVGQLEGAITDRTKAIMPVHLTGDCSDMPAINAIAEAHGLPVVEDACQSLLSEWDGAKAGTFGIAAGFSMHPLKIINVWGDAGIVVTNDDEMDRQLRLLRNHGLRNRDEMEILGYNTRLDSTQAVVGKWIVKQTPDIVARRAEVAAHYDAGFESIDGVVIPRRNPRTRHVYLLYILFAEDRDALLQHCLDAGIEAKVHYPIALYRQEALAHLGHVEGDFPVTDRHVETMISFPVDQHLTQAEQDYVIETVKEFYAR